From the genome of Armatimonadota bacterium:
GCAGGTGCGCGGCGATACCGGCCGTAGATGCGTGCGCCCGGTGGGCGGCCCCGAAGGCGTCGTTCACGTACAGGTCGGCCAGGGCAGCGAGCCGGGCGGCAAAGCCCGGATCGTTGGCTTCCTCTTCAGGGTGGAACCTCAGGTTCTCGAGCAGGACCGCGTCGCCCGGGCCCATGCGCGCGACCGCGTCCTCAACCGCGGGCCCGACGCAGTCCGGCAGCAAGGGGACAGGGCGGTCCAGCAGCGTCCCGAGGCGTTCGGCTACCGGCGCCAGCGTGAAGGCCTGGTCCGGGCGTCCCTTGGGCCGCCCAAAGTGGGAGGCCAGGATCGCGCGGGCGCCGCGCTCGAGCAGGTACCGTATGGTCGGCAGCGACTCGCGAATCCGGCGGTCGTCGGTTATCCGGCCGCCCTCCATCGGAACGTTGAAGTCGCAGCGCACCAGCACGCGCCGCCCGGAAACATCAATGTCACGCACCGTCTTCTTCATCGTCAGGACACCCGACGCCGGCTGCTAGGGGCTCGTCCGATCACAGGCCGCGCTCGGCCATGTAGTGCACCAGGTCGGCGATCCGGCACGCGTACCCCCACTCGTTGTCGTACCACGTCATGACCTTGGCCAGGGTGTCGCCCATCACCATCGTCAGCGGGCCGTCAACGATGCCCGACCGCGAATCGCCCTTGAAGTCCATGGAGACCAGTGGGGCCTCGCTGTACCCGAGGTAGCCCTTCAATTCGCCGTCGGCCGCCTGCTTGAAGGCGGCGTTGAGCGCCTCCGCGGTGGTCGGCTTCTCCAGCTCCACAACCAGGTCCACGACGGACACGGTGGGCGTGGGGACGCGTAGCGCGATTCCCGTCAGTTTCCCCTTCAGCTCCGGCAGCACCAGGAAGATCGCCTTGGCTGCGCCGGTGCTCGCGGGGATGATGTTCAGCGCCGCCGCCCTCGCCTCGCGCAGGTCGTCGCTGACCACGTCCAGGATGCGCTGGGTGTTGGTGTACGAGTGGACCGTGGTCATGAATCCCCGCTTGATCCCAAACTGGCGGCTGAGCACCTTGGCGGTCACAGAGAGCCCGTTGGTGGTGCAAGAGCCGTTGCTGATGATTGCGTGCTGCTTGGGGTCGTAGAGTTCGTGGTTGACGCCCATGTTGATCATGATGTCATCACCCTTGCCCGGCGCGCTGATGACCACCCTCTTGGCCCCGCCCTGCAAATGCCCCCGGGACTTGTCGGCGGAGGTGAAGCGGCCGGTGGACTCGATCACAACCTCGGCGCCCGCCCTCGACCACGGGATCCCGGCCGGGTCGCGCTCGGCGAACACCGTGATCTCAAGATCGTCCACTGCCAGCTTGCCGTCGCGTGCCCCCACCGGGCCCGGGTAGGTGCCGTAGTTCGAGTCGTACTTGAAGAGGTGTGCGTTCGTTTCTAGGTCGGCGATGTCGTTGATCGCCACAACCTGAACCTGGTCGGGATACCGCTCGCGCATGGCCCGAAGCGCCAGACGGCCGATGCGGCCGAACCCGTTGATGCCAACGCGGACTGTCATTGCTATCTCCCACCTTTCATGTGGCGTGCAATGAGATCACGCCGGATAAACCCGATGTTGTCGAAGATCCGGATGCTGAACGCGATAACCGCACCCAGATAGATGTCCAACCCCAGGAGGTCGCCGATCCCGGCCAGCAGCGCCGCGAACGAGGCGTTGACCACGAACCCCGTGAGGAAGATCGTAAGGTCGAACCGGTCTTCCAGTTGCGCCCGCAGCCCTCCCAGGGTGGTGTCTATCGCCGCGAGTATTGCGATCGCGGTGTACTTGACGTACCCCAGCGGGATCTCCACCGAGAACAGGAAGCCCAAGGCGATACCCAGAACCAGGCCGATGATCGGGAGCCACATCGTCCCTACTCCTTCCCCTCGACAGAGGCGTACTCAAACCGGAAGGTACCGCGGTAGGGCGGCACCTCCACGAGTTCGCGAGGCGCCACCTTCACCGGGAAACCGAACGCCGTCAGCAGCTCGATCGCGCCGCCGGGCCGCCGCACGGCCTGAACCAACTGCTTGGGCTCGCCCACGGCCTCAATCAGGAAGGGCGGGGCCAGGCGCTTGGTGTTGGCGAGAATCGTGGTGCCGACGCAGGAGATTCCGGTTGTGCCCACGATCCGCTCGCCGTTCAGCGCGATCGCCTCGGCACCCGCCGCCCACAGCTCCGCGACCACGCCTTGAATGTCTGAGTAGTGCAGGATGGTCTTGTTGGGATCCTCGCCGGCCCGAGGCAGCCGCGTGCTGTCGTTCAGTTCCACCGTTATCCCAGGACCCACCAGCGCCGTGATGCCCGCAAGCGTCCGAAGTTCCTGAAGGTCCCGGCTCATCTTCGCGGCCGTGGTCCGGCCTTCGGCCGAGGCCTTCTCGTACACTGCCAGCCGGCCACGCAGCTCGGCGACCTGGGACTCCAGCGCCGCGCGGCCGCGCTCTTGATCTCGGAGCAGGAAGGCCAGCCCCTCCAGTTGCGTGGAAGGGATGCGCAGGGCCCGCCGGATCTGCCACTCGGTCCGAACTTGCACCACAACCAGATAGCCGGCCAGCGCCAGCACGAGGGCCAGGGCTGCCGACCAGCGAGCGACCGACAGCGCCAGCGTACGACCGCTCCGTGTCTCGCTAGGCACCGCTCTCCTTGGCCTCGAGCTTCTTCTTTATGCGCTTGAGGCGGAAGACATCCTCTCGGGCTCGCTGTTCCAGCACCGAGGCGATGTAGCGGGTCTCGCCGGCAAGCCGCGGGATAACCACCTGCTCCAGCGCGTTGACGCGGCGGGTGGTCTTCTTGATCTCCTCGCCTATCCTGCGGAGCTTGACCTCGGTCGCCCCCACGGCCAGGATGGCCGCGAGCACCCCCTCAAAGTTGGAGGTGCTCTCGATGGTCCGGGCGCTGGTGGCGACGGGGTTCTGACCCCGCTCCAGCAACGGCCGGCGCACCTCGGGCAGGGTCATCTCGGGAATCCGCGTGCCCCAGAGGCTGCGGATCTCGATGTCCATCAGGATGTCGCGGCCCGCTGGTAGCGCGGCCGCCTCCAGCGCCTCCCTGCCCTCCCAGGCCTTGGCCAGGGAGAGCGCGACGTACGACTCGCGGC
Proteins encoded in this window:
- the gap gene encoding type I glyceraldehyde-3-phosphate dehydrogenase, which encodes MTVRVGINGFGRIGRLALRAMRERYPDQVQVVAINDIADLETNAHLFKYDSNYGTYPGPVGARDGKLAVDDLEITVFAERDPAGIPWSRAGAEVVIESTGRFTSADKSRGHLQGGAKRVVISAPGKGDDIMINMGVNHELYDPKQHAIISNGSCTTNGLSVTAKVLSRQFGIKRGFMTTVHSYTNTQRILDVVSDDLREARAAALNIIPASTGAAKAIFLVLPELKGKLTGIALRVPTPTVSVVDLVVELEKPTTAEALNAAFKQAADGELKGYLGYSEAPLVSMDFKGDSRSGIVDGPLTMVMGDTLAKVMTWYDNEWGYACRIADLVHYMAERGL
- a CDS encoding DUF1290 domain-containing protein, with amino-acid sequence MWLPIIGLVLGIALGFLFSVEIPLGYVKYTAIAILAAIDTTLGGLRAQLEDRFDLTIFLTGFVVNASFAALLAGIGDLLGLDIYLGAVIAFSIRIFDNIGFIRRDLIARHMKGGR
- a CDS encoding DUF881 domain-containing protein produces the protein MPSETRSGRTLALSVARWSAALALVLALAGYLVVVQVRTEWQIRRALRIPSTQLEGLAFLLRDQERGRAALESQVAELRGRLAVYEKASAEGRTTAAKMSRDLQELRTLAGITALVGPGITVELNDSTRLPRAGEDPNKTILHYSDIQGVVAELWAAGAEAIALNGERIVGTTGISCVGTTILANTKRLAPPFLIEAVGEPKQLVQAVRRPGGAIELLTAFGFPVKVAPRELVEVPPYRGTFRFEYASVEGKE
- a CDS encoding V-type ATP synthase subunit D, producing MAEVISPTRMNLLARRNQLRVAQQGVDLLKRKRDALVADFFKIVRESLAAREWLSAACRESYVALSLAKAWEGREALEAAALPAGRDILMDIEIRSLWGTRIPEMTLPEVRRPLLERGQNPVATSARTIESTSNFEGVLAAILAVGATEVKLRRIGEEIKKTTRRVNALEQVVIPRLAGETRYIASVLEQRAREDVFRLKRIKKKLEAKESGA